One Streptosporangium sp. NBC_01495 DNA window includes the following coding sequences:
- a CDS encoding ABC transporter permease, translating into MTGLAGLAGSRQRVRTRRRARGGGLVPAIIIGLYLVLAVVGPMLIDYDPVRTPLEDRLLAPGARTSTGATAPLGTDALGRDVFAQVVYGARTSVLIGTATVAVCVAIGMLIGFIAGYHRGWVDSVLTRFIDILQAFPGILLAIVIAGVFTPSLGVIIMALSVTGWISFARVARGVVLSVRERYWIDAARLLGVRTGRLLRRHILPFTVGPIVAMATLEFALVVLAEAGLSFLGIGLPTSSVSWGQTVANGKEYLSSAWWISAVPGIALSILVVSVGLLGDNLTARYGRARS; encoded by the coding sequence ATGACGGGCCTCGCCGGCCTCGCCGGTTCCAGGCAGCGGGTCCGCACGCGCCGGCGGGCACGCGGGGGCGGGCTCGTTCCTGCGATCATCATCGGCCTGTACCTCGTGCTGGCCGTGGTCGGTCCAATGCTCATCGACTACGACCCGGTGCGCACACCGCTTGAGGACCGGCTGCTGGCGCCCGGCGCGCGGACGTCCACCGGCGCCACCGCCCCGCTCGGCACGGACGCCCTCGGCCGCGACGTGTTCGCCCAGGTCGTGTACGGCGCGCGGACCTCTGTCCTCATCGGGACCGCCACGGTCGCGGTGTGCGTGGCGATCGGGATGCTCATCGGGTTCATCGCCGGCTACCACCGTGGCTGGGTCGACTCGGTTCTCACCCGGTTCATCGACATCCTGCAGGCGTTCCCCGGAATCCTGCTGGCCATCGTCATCGCGGGCGTCTTCACGCCGAGCCTCGGGGTCATCATCATGGCGCTCTCCGTCACCGGCTGGATCTCCTTCGCGCGGGTGGCGAGGGGGGTCGTGCTCAGTGTCCGCGAGCGCTACTGGATCGACGCGGCCAGGCTTCTCGGTGTGCGCACCGGCCGCCTGCTACGACGGCACATCCTGCCATTCACCGTCGGGCCCATCGTGGCGATGGCCACACTCGAATTCGCCCTGGTGGTGCTGGCGGAAGCCGGCCTGAGCTTCCTCGGAATCGGGTTGCCCACGTCGTCGGTCTCGTGGGGGCAGACCGTCGCCAACGGCAAGGAGTACCTGAGTTCGGCGTGGTGGATCTCCGCGGTGCCGGGCATCGCCCTGTCCATCCTCGTCGTCAGCGTGGGCCTGCTCGGTGACAACCTGACGGCCCGGTACGGCCGCGCGCGATCGTGA